The Magnolia sinica isolate HGM2019 chromosome 9, MsV1, whole genome shotgun sequence genome contains a region encoding:
- the LOC131255319 gene encoding uncharacterized protein LOC131255319: MGKAVVSSKLLVGFDKVTQSLPVYSFLQQMFLAVALPGWVRCIERSLGLAKSPSTLIYLGVPIAQGRIRCNLFEPLLDKVTSRIQGWNAKILSQGSKLMLISFVLSSILTHSLAATIILKKLLSSLASSFANFFWGWRDGRKKLHWRR, from the exons ATGGGGAAAGCTGTGGTTTCTTCCAAGCTTCTCGTGGGCTTTGACAAGGTGACCCAATCTCTCCCAGTTTATTCATTCTTGCAACAGATGTTCTTAGCCGTGGCTTTGCCAGGCTG GGTCCGCTGCATTGAGAGATCCCTTGGCCTAGCAAAGTCCCCCTCAACCCTCATCTACCTGGGTGTgcctatcgctcaagggaggatcAGATGCAACCTCTTCGAGCCGCTCTTAGATAAGGTGACCTCCAGAATTCAGGGGTGGAACGCCAAAATCCTCTCGCAAGGTAGCAAATTAATGCTGATCTCTTTCGTCCTGAGTAGTATCCTTACTCACTCCTTGGCGGCAACAATTATTCTGAAGAAATTGCTTTCCAGTTTGGCTTCTAGTTTTGCTAATTTCTTTTGGGGATGGAGGGATGGTAGGAAGAAGCTTCACTGGAGGAGATAG